A region of Tigriopus californicus strain San Diego chromosome 7, Tcal_SD_v2.1, whole genome shotgun sequence DNA encodes the following proteins:
- the LOC131883769 gene encoding uncharacterized protein LOC131883769 isoform X1 — protein MPMAMALPKSSQGTYRHQSQNFFPLGRPHALPSPMETWEQHQRLARSQPQVNLHDLPNSSHHVGRRILPLPGGSGGNTLLGESKFSSPLCSTSVTSGGQARPVRSSTVSRTAVKSGGTGELASPYSNHQHQYPLPPKLLQPQQQHCNNNIKQDGHESDTVRNVRMLLAKHQSVPDLSQQPMEQGDTTEDSGRIIQESSLTSSETQSDPYLSSSALPGDSFPATGQQLMAASLEQEIDDLDEDSEQELLRHLSQSQARMEQIKRMLVNQRGFIVQALKQLAESTTTSERRSNGDSCHNCSTDPEEMDPAERDRTIGSSMKYAAATKSLPKSQINEEPEKLHEHVGGKLCPMCEAAFPDDIDEEIFESHVVEHFCYEDADTLKYVPIDELSP, from the exons ATGCCCATGGCCATGGCGTTGCCCAAATCATCTCAAGGAACTTATCGACATCAGagtcaaaacttttttccacttGGAAGGCCACATGCTTTACCTTCACCCATGGAGACTTGGGAACAACACCAGAGATTGGCCAGGTCTCAACCTCAAGTGAATTTACATGATTTACCGAACTCTTCTCACCATGTAGGCAGGAGAATCCTTCCTTTACCTGGTGGAAGTGGAGGGAACACCTTGCTCGGCGAATCCAAGTTTAGCAGTCCCCTTTGCTCCACTTCAGTGACGTCTGGCGGACAAGCTAGGCCAGTCAGATCCAGCACAGTGTCTAGAACAGCTGTCAAGTCAGGCGGTACAGGTGAGCTGGCCTCACCATACTCCAATCACCAGCATCAGTATCCTCTGCCTCCAAAGCTATTGCAGCCCCAACAGCAGCATTGCAATAATAATATCAAG CAAGATGGGCACGAATCTGATACGGTGCGGAATGTACGGATGCTACTAGCCAAGCATCAAAGTGTTCCAGATCTCAGTCAGCAACCGATGGAACAAGGTGACACTACCGAGGATAGTGGCCGGATAATTCAAGAATCCTCGCTCACTTCAAGTGAGACCCAATCTGACCCTTACTTGTCCTCATCAGCTTTACCGGGTGATAGTTTTCCGGCAACGGGTCAGCAACTCATGGCGGCCAGTTTGGAGCAAGAGATTGATGATCTGGATGAGGATTCCGAGCAAGAACTCTTACGACATCTGAGCCAGAGTCAGGCCCGGATGGAACAGATCAAGAGGATGCTTGTCAACCAAAGAGGTTTTATTGTACAGGCCCTCAAACAATTGGCTGAAAGCACGACGACATCGGAGAGGCGATCCAATGGCGATTCGTGCCATAACTGTTCCACAGACCCCGAAGAGATGGATCCGGCGGAAAGAGACAGGACAATTGGGAGTTCTATGAAATATGCCGCTGCTACAAAAAGTCTTCCCAAGTCGCAGATCAATGAAGAACCCGAGAAACTTCACGAGCACGTGGGTGGGAAATTATGCCCAATGTGCGAAGCTGCATTTCCAGATGATATTGACGAGGAGATCTTTGAGAGTCACGTGGTCGAACACTTTTGCTACGAAGATGCCGATACCTTGAAATATGTCCCCATTGACGAACTGTCTCCCTAG
- the LOC131883769 gene encoding uncharacterized protein LOC131883769 isoform X2, translating to MGYAAFKISKEPNWDILSWRSRQSVVKQLENGEITRRDREHALSIRLIGRRILPLPGGSGGNTLLGESKFSSPLCSTSVTSGGQARPVRSSTVSRTAVKSGGTGELASPYSNHQHQYPLPPKLLQPQQQHCNNNIKQDGHESDTVRNVRMLLAKHQSVPDLSQQPMEQGDTTEDSGRIIQESSLTSSETQSDPYLSSSALPGDSFPATGQQLMAASLEQEIDDLDEDSEQELLRHLSQSQARMEQIKRMLVNQRGFIVQALKQLAESTTTSERRSNGDSCHNCSTDPEEMDPAERDRTIGSSMKYAAATKSLPKSQINEEPEKLHEHVGGKLCPMCEAAFPDDIDEEIFESHVVEHFCYEDADTLKYVPIDELSP from the exons ATGGGATATGCCGCTTTTAAGATTAGCAAGGAGCCAAACTGGGACATATTATCTTGGCGGTCCAGACAATCGGTGGTCAAACAACTTGAAAACGGGGAAATCACGAGAAGAGACCGAGAACATGCCCTGTCTATCCGTTTAATAG GCAGGAGAATCCTTCCTTTACCTGGTGGAAGTGGAGGGAACACCTTGCTCGGCGAATCCAAGTTTAGCAGTCCCCTTTGCTCCACTTCAGTGACGTCTGGCGGACAAGCTAGGCCAGTCAGATCCAGCACAGTGTCTAGAACAGCTGTCAAGTCAGGCGGTACAGGTGAGCTGGCCTCACCATACTCCAATCACCAGCATCAGTATCCTCTGCCTCCAAAGCTATTGCAGCCCCAACAGCAGCATTGCAATAATAATATCAAG CAAGATGGGCACGAATCTGATACGGTGCGGAATGTACGGATGCTACTAGCCAAGCATCAAAGTGTTCCAGATCTCAGTCAGCAACCGATGGAACAAGGTGACACTACCGAGGATAGTGGCCGGATAATTCAAGAATCCTCGCTCACTTCAAGTGAGACCCAATCTGACCCTTACTTGTCCTCATCAGCTTTACCGGGTGATAGTTTTCCGGCAACGGGTCAGCAACTCATGGCGGCCAGTTTGGAGCAAGAGATTGATGATCTGGATGAGGATTCCGAGCAAGAACTCTTACGACATCTGAGCCAGAGTCAGGCCCGGATGGAACAGATCAAGAGGATGCTTGTCAACCAAAGAGGTTTTATTGTACAGGCCCTCAAACAATTGGCTGAAAGCACGACGACATCGGAGAGGCGATCCAATGGCGATTCGTGCCATAACTGTTCCACAGACCCCGAAGAGATGGATCCGGCGGAAAGAGACAGGACAATTGGGAGTTCTATGAAATATGCCGCTGCTACAAAAAGTCTTCCCAAGTCGCAGATCAATGAAGAACCCGAGAAACTTCACGAGCACGTGGGTGGGAAATTATGCCCAATGTGCGAAGCTGCATTTCCAGATGATATTGACGAGGAGATCTTTGAGAGTCACGTGGTCGAACACTTTTGCTACGAAGATGCCGATACCTTGAAATATGTCCCCATTGACGAACTGTCTCCCTAG